Below is a window of Pseudanabaenaceae cyanobacterium SKYG29 DNA.
TTGTCAAACGCCTCAAACTGTGACTGACTTCCACACTATAGTTGTCCTATTGGTACTGACGCATATTTGCCTTGGAGATTTCACATAGTCAACACACAGTCTGACTTTAGGCTTAATCTACCTCTCAGGAAATAAACAGTCCCAATTGTCTTTACAGCCAGTAGAGCTTACCTTATACTTACAGCCATGGGATTCTCCCATAACAAAAATTCATTTAGTCATTAGGAATTATTAAGACTATGACCACTGCAGTAAGAAGCCAAGAGCGTCTTTCGCTGTGGGAGCAGTTCTGCCAGTGGATCACCTCCACCGAGAACCGTCTCTACATCGGCTGGTTCGGCGTGTTGATGATTCCCTGCTTGCTCGCTGCTACCATCTGCTTCGTTATCGCTTTCATCGCCGCTCCTCCCGTTGACATCGACGGTATCCGTGAGCCTGTGGCTGGCTCTCTCCTCTACGGCAACAACATGATCTCGGCTGCGGTTGTGCCTTCTTCCAACGCCATTGGTCTGCACTTCTATCCCATTTGGGAAGCAGACAGCTTGGATGAGTGGCTGTA
It encodes the following:
- a CDS encoding photosystem II q(b) protein, with protein sequence MTTAVRSQERLSLWEQFCQWITSTENRLYIGWFGVLMIPCLLAATICFVIAFIAAPPVDIDGIREPVAGSLLYGNNMISAAVVPSSNAIGLHFYPIWEADSLDEWLYNGGPYQLVVFHFLIGVFCYMGREWELSYRLGMRPWIAVAYSAPVAAATAVFLIYPIGQGS